The Parus major isolate Abel chromosome 12, Parus_major1.1, whole genome shotgun sequence genome segment TGCCGCTTCCCCAAAGTTCCTGTGGTGGCACCACGTTCGCTGCTCGCTCCCAGTCCAACAGGGCAGCCTTGGCGAGTGCAGCAGACTCAGCACCGGAgttcccagctgggaaaaaggagcagggctgggagacCCACAGCTTTGCCAGGGCAGCTGTGAAGGTTATTTCTGTGTCTCATGTCCCTTTCCTCCCTGGCTGCCGGCAGTGGCAGGaggtgccagcacctctgggagtGACTGCTGTTCATAGGGATGTGGGAAGATCCTATACATCCTGATCCATACATGGATTTGCACTCCACGTGCCCTGCTGCCCTTGGACGCTGGGGCCATGAATCCCAGCTTTGCACATGGACCTTTCCTCCAGGTGAGCAAGGTGCTGGGGACTTTGGTCCCAGGAGAAGCTGAGCCTGCCGAAAATGGCCTGTTCCTGCCGTCCGGCCAGCCCCGGCCCTCCCAGGCTCCCGGCCCGAGTTGTGCAAGGCCCGGAGTTCCGCTGGCTCCGGGCCTTACCCAACAGCTCCTTCCTCCGGCTGCGCCTCTGCTCGGTTTCGACATGAGCTGGCCACGGCCAGCTCAGCCCGGGGATTTTGCCGCTCCCAGTCTCCAGCCAGCGCCGCCTCCTGCCAGCACAACCCCGGCAGCCTCGAACCACTCCCAGGCAGCtttcctggctcccagcagaTCCCCGGGGCTGGACTGCACCGTATCAAAACTTGGAACAAactttccccccaccccagcttGGTCATCCCCCCACTCCAGTGAACATACAATAACGTGACAAGACATAACTTAGGGTCCAGATAATGTTTATGAGCAAAGACAAGCGATTACACTCTGGCAGGAGCATAAATACAGGAGCAGACCCCTGTGCTAGCCCTGCCGgatccttcccagctccctctgtgCCGGGCTATCACCCTGATGGCTCTGCCCTTCCTCCAACACCTATTCCAGCAATATTCAGACAGCCCCGAGACGTTCACAGGTGCTCAGCCCTGCACCAGTGCCTGGGGTGGTCAGGGAGGTGCAGGAAGCTCAGCGTAGCTGGCTCGaggggctgggtttgggggaCAGGTGCTCCCATGCCAAAGGGGAAACTCCATGGGCTGGAGAGCACCATGGCCCTGCACCAGGGGTGTCTCCAAGGAGATGTGCTTTAACTGCCCCTTTAGGGTCCACTACCCACTGCCAGAACCATGAGCCCACAAGCTCCCTGACAAACACCTTTGCACCTTggctctctggagctgctctgtgtccctgtggtgAGGTGGGCAGgaccctgctgtcccagctggggcaggctgACCCACCCTGCCTGccagcatccccagggacaGACATCCTTTTCACAGCCACAGTGGGAAGGGTCCAGGCTCATACAGATGCCAAGGGAGCAAACCTGCTCTGGGACTGCAGAGGCTCCCTAGGACCTGGGGGCTCCAGATCCCCACtaggcagggagaggagcagtgcATGCCCcaggccagccctgtccctcaCCTGGACGGTGTCACGTGCTATCTGTGGAAACAGCAACATAGGGTCCCCTGAGTGCTGCCATGTATCTCCCCTGGGGAACCTCACCCTTGGCACAGCCACAGGATGTAAGAGAAGGGGGATgccaggcacagggagcaggacccaggtgctctgctcccctccagtAACCTGGGATATCAGCAGCCCCACTCCAGGACCCCCACAAcaagggatggagctggggacTGCAGAGAAAGAGCAGCCCCCCAGCTtgggcactgcctgcagctgagAGAGAGTCCTGTTcatccccttccctttccctgtgcaCCCCATCTCTAATAACCAGGTTGGACAGACCCACAGGTGGAgtttccctgtgctctggggtCCCACCATGCCCTCTCCCCTGGACACACAGCCTGGGAATCCCTGGGAATGGGCTCCCCAGCATGGCGGGGGCTCTCCCAGCTGGCTCCATGCCCTGGGTGATGCCCATCAGTACGTCTGGGGTGTGAGGATGAAGAGTCGGTCTTCCTCCTTGCGGATCCACTTCATGAGCTTGTTGACAGCATTGATGGCGCCAGCCTTGGTCCCCAGGGGACTGTAGCATACGTAGAGCTCAAAGGCATTGGTTAcctgggagaaggagcaggacaCATGCTGGGAACAGGACTGCGCCCCACTTGGGAACTCCGTGTTCCCCCCATGGGCTACCAGCAATGGGGAGAGGGGCTCCAGTGCAGGGACACAAAGTGGCAGTGGGGTACCCTAAATGGGTGGCATTTGGTTTGCTCACAAGTGGGAGAATCAAACCCTGAGGTTTGTCCCCAGAGTGGGTTTTCTCCACAGCACTGAGTTCATGACAGCCCTTGGTGCTGGAATTCACCAGCTCCCACTGCTACCCGAGCCTGTCCCTCCCTCACACAGGGGGCAGGTTCACCCTCAAAAGGACCGTGCACAGGCTGGGGTCCTCCCTGGGGACCATGGAGCTGGTGCTGTGTAGTGTTACCACCCCCCTTTCCCACCATGCAGGACCAGAAAAGACAGGCTCCACCCAAACCCCACCAACGGCCTTACCCACGCCAGGAGGTTCTCACGGGGgcctgtgaaataaatgttcttCAGGGGCCGTGAAGAGTTGTGGGCCCGACTGTGCAGGTACTGGTAAAGCCCCAAGAgcctctccttctcctcctcctgcacgTAGGGAGCCTCAatctcagggctgcaggaacacAGCACCCCGTTAACCCCCTGGAGAAGGGGCTTGGCCCATGCCACATGCCATGGCCTTGGTCCAGTGGTTCCCCGGGGCCTCACCTGGTGAAGAGCCCGGAGCTCTTGGACTTGTAGATGAAGTGCCGGAGGTCAGGGATGCCCACCTGGGCGACGCTGTAGAAGGGGGTGCGCAGGGCCTCCTGCAGAGCGTGGTGCACCCCCCGCCGCCGCAGGCGCTCCTGGAAGCGCCGCTTGCAGTCGGACACAGTGAAGAAGTCCTCACGGTCAGTGGAgaccagcagcaggcacaggtccatctcctgctccaggtAGGAGATGTGGGCATGGAAGAAACCGCTAGAATTGAATTTGGGGAGGCAAATGGGAGTCCAGGCTTCACCCTCCcggaaagaggaagaagagctgaTGAGGTTGAAGAGCAGATGGAGGTCAATGGGGTGAAGGAACTGATCCTTCTTCCTCACGAGAGACACCAGCTGGTTCCCAGACAGCAGAATGGAGAAGACCAGGCTCTTGGCCTTGgcctgctgcaggctgctgctgacagcGTCCCGGACACTGGCGGCCAGGGGCAGGCAGCGCACAGCGCCCATCAGGAAGCTGGGGTCGTGGGCCATGAGGTCCAGCAGGTTGTCGGTGATGCGCTCGGAGCCAGCCAGGAGCCGGCGCAGGTCATAGTTCTGCTTCTGCTGGAAGATGTGGTTGAGCTGGGTCCAGGTGAGCAGGCTCAGAATCTGGTAGTAGATGTAGAGCAGCTCATGGGCAATCTCCTGCTCCGACTGCTGGGTGCgtgccactgccaccagcaccagcGGGCTCCTCCGCACGAAGACCACCTTGTAGCCATCTGCTTGGGAGGGAGTCCCCAGGAGGCCAGGGACAGACCTGTGAGCCTGGCTCCCCGGGCtacagccaggctgcagcctctccccacagcaACCCATCTGCCCCTGGGGACAGTTGACATGGCCCATGGTGGCAGGCACACGGATGGGCAGGCTGTGACCACCCCCCCTCCACCCCATTTCCCCTCAGGGCGGTACCTGCGTGGATGGACCGGATGGCGTTTTTCTCAGCCTCCAGGAAGGACACCAGGGCCATCATGACACCCATGGTGCTGGACAGGGCCTCCTCAGAGCCATAGCGGGAGTACACGGGCTTGCCCGCCTCGCTCAGCACAAAGACGTGCTTCCGGTGCAAGCGCCAGGCGTCCATGGTCacgtcctcctcctccttccccgACAGCACCGAGTCACGGCGGGTGGTCTGCGGGGATGGCTCCAGCTTCCCCTCCTTGCTTGGCCTCATCTCCTCCTCCAGGTCAAGGGCCATGCCTGTGAGCTGTGTGCTCAGCTCGCTGAAGTCCTTGCTGATCTGCTCcatgctgctctgctcagccgGCTCCCCCCGCCTCTCCTCTGGGCTCCGTGCCGCGGCCGCGCCGTCCTCGGGACTGGTCAGGTCCTCGTAGGAGCGGGTGTGCACAAACATGGCTCCCTCCTGGCCCGCCCCTGGGAACAACGGGCCATGCAGCATCCATCCACGTGTCCCCCATGCTGGGGAAAGGATGCAAAGGGGACCTGcctcctctccccatcccacagcaccCGGTGAGTGTGGGTCCTGCTGGTGGGGAGTCATGAGTGGGCTCATCTCCCCCTGCCCACAGAGCTGTGGAGGTCCCAGCCTGCATGAGGAGCTGCTCTTTCCCCACCTGCTTCCCTCACTTTGGTGAGCTGTGCTCCATACCTGGCTCcgtgccctgtgccagccccggTGTAGGGCTCTCAGACCGCTCCGTGTGCTGCCCATCTCCTGGCGCCAGGGACCCATTGGGCACttcccagcttttcttcttGTGGACATCTGCAGCCATTCCTCGGGGCAGGACCTGCATGTGACCCAcagtgtcacccctgtgtcccctcactTTCAAAACAGGTCCAGAAATGCTCTGttctccagcagagccaggccagCACCCGCAGCCCCAATCCCGCTGGCTCAGCAGGCAGCACCGAGCTCTGGTGAGATGTCAGGAAAGCTGCTCTAATCCAGCAGGATTTCCTCTCTCACGCAGCCCCAGCTCTTTCCCTGGCCACAGCACCTTTCATCCAGGCTTGGCCCCGATTTCCCCCATGAAAGCTGCTCAGCCTCCCTGTGCAGCGAGGGGGAAGGGACACGGCCCTGGATGGGGCTTGTCCCATACACCTGAAATCCCAGAGGCCTCATGTTTGCAAAGGGAGGGGTTTATGATCCTCCTTGGACCGGGTTAGGTGGCTGTGTTGGGATGAGGCTGGCGACAGTCCTCCTGAGCTGGCACATACGGCGTCACCCCAGGAGCTGGGTGCCCTCTCCAGCAAGGCCATGCCTCCAGCGcgctccttcctcccttccctgggggAAAACCCGCCCCCAGGTTGAAAAAGTgaacacaaacaaaagcaacagGAGGCAGGCAGGCTGGCTAGGGGCCTGTGTTTCTGAACTTGGCTGCTATGGAAGCTCATGgagcccaggctctgctctgtgccctggcaCACCTTCTGCTCCCAAACCCAATCCCAACAAATGCTGCACCTGGGGGAGCCAGACCAGCCCCCATGAATTCCTGTGATAGTCCTGAAGGGAACCATGCAGTGGATCAGGGCCCTGTCCTTACCTGGGGGAGTTCATGCAGCCCCCACCCCCAAACCTGTGACAGCTCTAGGAAGTGTTGGGGAACTGGGCAAAGTTCCATCCTCCCCCGAGAGAGGTAAATCCTCATCCCACAAAACCCTGTGACAGCTCTGGAGGGTACTGGGGAACAGATAAGGGCTCTGTCCTCATCTGGGGGAGCCTGTGACCTGGAGCCCTGGAGAGTGCCAGGGAGCTTACTGGGATCCCGTCCGCACCTAGGGGAGCCAGACACCCCACTAAAATCCTGTGACAGCCCTGGAGGGTGCCGGGGAGTGGATTAGGGCCCCGTTCTCACATttcctcctcaccctgctgaCCTTACCGTGGGCGAGACTCACCCCAGGACTCAGTCCCGGCCCAGCACGGACCGACCCCGCCCCTTCCCCCTCCAGCGCTGAGGTGTCACCGCTCCTGCAGCCCCGACACGACCCAGGCCCGGGACTCCCCTTAAGGGCAACGCGCAGGGACCCACCTCCGCGGCTCCTCCCGGGGCcgccctgcagccccctgggCACGGCCTAGGCGGGTCGGAGAAGGGCTCGGAGCCGGCGGCGGGCGGTCACCTCCCGCCCTACCCCCGGTCCCGGCCCCGACCGCGGCGACACCCCCGCCATCGCGGCGACCCGCCGCGGGTCATCATGGGGGTTGTAGGCGGTGCGCTCCTAGGGGGGATCATTGGAGTTGTAGTCCGTGAGCTACAAGGACACGCCTGAgaaagggcagcagggaggtgatAAAGAGACTACAATTCCCAGCACCCCCTGGGCACCCGCGGGGAGGAGGGAGCCGGAAATTCCGGATTCTCGCTGTGGCGGCCGTGGGGCCTGTGCGAGGCGGGAGCGgcggagcaggaggaggaagaggaggaggaggaggaggaggtgatAAGGGTCTCCCGGGAGATAAAGGGGATCGCCTGGGATAAAGGGCATCTCGTTCAGTGGGGTGGGAGGGGCGAAGAGTGTCCTGAGGGGCTCTCAGGGTAGGCTTGCCCGTGGTAGAGGAGGGGAGGCAGCGGAGCCCACGGGGATGAGGGGGATGTGTGTTTTGGGGTCACCCGTGGTGCAGGAACAGGGTGAGGCTGGGGGCGGCCCGCTGCGGGGCGTGAGGCAGCAGGTCCTGGCGCTGTGGGCCCGCGGGTGCGTGCTGTGGGCTCGTGTCTTCATCAGGACCTCAGGCCCCAGTGGGATGTGCGTTGTGGGGTTGGGATGGACCGCCCTTGGATCAGGGTACGGTATCCCACATAGTAGTGTTGGGGCCTGCTACGTGTGTATCATTGTCAGCAGTTGTGTTTCTCGGTATCTCGGTGTTGTTCTGAGGCCCTGATAAAGATTAGAGCCTTTTTTTTGCACCAGGTCGTGTGTGTTTCCATCTCGGAATGCTTGTGGTTGTAAAAGGGATGGACCAAAGTGGGCTGGATTCATGCTGGGGTGCAGGGGGATctgacaggagctgtgtgttAGCAGATTGGGCTAAATGGAATTTTGGGCTGCCAGTAAAGGCTGAGGTGGAGGCAGGATGTGGCCTGGCTCTGGTGGAGGCCAGGTAAGGCAGTGATCAGGAACGACCGGGAGTGATGCCAGTGACCTCCTgtgctctgtttttaaaaacaattggCATCTCAAGAGGCTggtgcttctgctgctgtgtggtgTTACttttggcagtgctgctgaaggTGGGCTTCACTTTCCTATCCCAGCAGGATGTTGGTGGTATGAGAGTCTTTTCCAGCATTCAGTGGTTGGGAATGCACTTGTGAAGTCTTTTGAGAAAAGCAAGGTCAGGATAGTGGGATGGAAAAATTCACCTGATTGTCTCTAATACTATTTTTAGAAGCATCATATAGATTGAAAGTATGCACATCTCCGttttttacaattaaaatcTTCCAGCTTGACTCCTATGAGAGCCAAAATGGTTCCCTCTCCGTTCACTTTCATATGTCAGTGACACGCTTTTGATATTTCTTCCCAATTAGGGGTCTCTGACTTTAACATCTGATGTAACTGGCTTTCTTGGCTGCTCACAGTTTCTGTAGCTTTGGGGAATAGTTTTCTCTTGTACCTCCTGCAGTACTTGGATTTCAGAGAggccttttcctttcttcagccTTACAAAAACTTTACCGGGTACAGAAAGTTGTTCCACAGCAAACTGCTTCCTCTATTCTCGTGTGTAGTTCTGTGTTTGATTTCCTCGTACTCTATAAATACCAAGTCTTGGCAAAATCTGTTGGGAGAGAAGCTCTGAATATCAgagtatttttctgaaaatatcacCCAGTCTGTCACCAATTACCCTTCTCTCCCCCATATATGGAAAAAAGTGTGAAGTTGGGTGTAAATTGGTGAGGAGACACttgagggctgtgctggcatttCCCACTTGGCCCCTTGACAGATGTCTTTATTTAGTCCTCAAGAAGACCAGTTGCTCAGTCTGGTTCAGCTGCACAATTCCCATGATCAAAGCCATTATTTTAGCATAAGCAGATATAAATTGGAATAAAAGATCCAAGAGTTTGCTGTCAGGCTTGGCACGTGCAGTTGGCGAAGCGGAGTCAGGAACCTCCCCAGAGTTGTCTGAGGAAGcactggggagggcaggggcaaGGTCCTGAGGAAGTCATTGGGTGTAATTGCCAGGGAGCATCCGGAGCTCCACCAGTCTCTCATGGGAGGGCTGTGTGACCACCAGTCGTTGGAGGAACTCAAACCACAAAAGAGCTTCTCCTTGTTTAGTTGTgccttctgtattttcagtggaGCTGAGGCTTTGCCACCAGGAAGTAGAGCCAGCTGGGTTAGGATTAGGGAAAGATGATGCATGTCTGCCTCCCAAATGTTTAGGGTAATTGTAACAGCTCATTATTGTCCTAGAGAGCTGTTGGTCTGGGCTCTGTGAGTGACTGGACTGTTTCCATCTCCTCAAACACTTGGTTGTGACCAGAGTATGACGAAACTAATGGATGCACAGTTCCAAGCGCGCAGGTGGCTTTTTGCCATGATTTGCTGTTGGCCTGGGGTGTCTTTGGCAAACAGCCTCACTCACACTGACCTGTCTCCCAGCATTTACCTGTGAGCTGGGaggtgggagctgagctggcagaTATCTGCCCGTGGCAGAAGGGTGAATCCTCACGATGTCTCATCACAGCGTGCTTTTTTTGGAGCAGTTGTAGCAGAGTGTACCTTCAGGAGATCTTGGCGTCACTGGAAGCCAGGCTAAGACCcttctgtccctgtcctgcagtTTGCTGTCACCTTGCTTTGTGGGATTGTGTGGTAAAGCGTATCCCTGAAGTGACCTGGGTTAAATATAACTCTCTTCTGAGGGTCATCTGTGGTGCAGACCCAGAAAAGCACAAGCTGGCACAACTTACACCCGTCGCTTTGCCAAAGGCGGAGGCGGGGAGCAGATCAGGCTGAGTGGGGGCTGTCAGAGCCAGTGTTGCTCCCTGTGTTATTGAACCATGACCTCGCACTCCTGGAGGTTGCTGCATGGCTCAGCAGGTCTGTTCCAGGTCTGATAGCTGTCcagtggtatttttttccttgtctgatAATTTGAATATTATGTCTAAGCAGTTCCCAGCTGgcaaggaattttattttcattttttttaagtgtcagTAAGGTTGTTGACTTAAGGAGAACTGGTGTGGGGGAGGGAAATCCAGAAGGGAAGAGCAAGAAATGTGAGGTCTGTAGGCTGCAAAAGATCTCAGAGGAAAGGATTGGCTGACAACCGGAACCATCTCCCTTTGCCTGCCCTTGCCATGAAGGGGGCGTGGTGTTGGTTCTCTTAGAGAACTTTTTCTCCTAGAAAGATGGAGGAAATCCTTGAGACCAGGGTGGTTATTTATCAAGAGCCATGTAAAATGTGAGCAAACTGGTACTCCTGGGCTTGAATGGCCAATGGAATGGATCTGTTTCTTTGGAAGTGACATTGAAGTGGATGGATCGGCGGTGATTACACAGGTTGCCTTCCTCCACCTCTGCATGCTTTGTTTCTGCCAGAacctgctgtccctggctccCACCTGAGCCTTCCCTGGTGGGTAATGGACCCTGGGAAGAGCATGGACTCTCTCTTGGCACCTCAGCTCCTTGGCACagacagctgccagcagcagcagcatccgGAATCGCTCTCTGGTGGAAGATCTGTCATAACCTGCTCTGC includes the following:
- the MON1A gene encoding vacuolar fusion protein MON1 homolog A isoform X1 encodes the protein MAADVHKKKSWEVPNGSLAPGDGQHTERSESPTPGLAQGTEPGAGQEGAMFVHTRSYEDLTSPEDGAAAARSPEERRGEPAEQSSMEQISKDFSELSTQLTGMALDLEEEMRPSKEGKLEPSPQTTRRDSVLSGKEEEDVTMDAWRLHRKHVFVLSEAGKPVYSRYGSEEALSSTMGVMMALVSFLEAEKNAIRSIHADGYKVVFVRRSPLVLVAVARTQQSEQEIAHELLYIYYQILSLLTWTQLNHIFQQKQNYDLRRLLAGSERITDNLLDLMAHDPSFLMGAVRCLPLAASVRDAVSSSLQQAKAKSLVFSILLSGNQLVSLVRKKDQFLHPIDLHLLFNLISSSSSFREGEAWTPICLPKFNSSGFFHAHISYLEQEMDLCLLLVSTDREDFFTVSDCKRRFQERLRRRGVHHALQEALRTPFYSVAQVGIPDLRHFIYKSKSSGLFTSPEIEAPYVQEEEKERLLGLYQYLHSRAHNSSRPLKNIYFTGPRENLLAWVTNAFELYVCYSPLGTKAGAINAVNKLMKWIRKEEDRLFILTPQTY
- the MON1A gene encoding vacuolar fusion protein MON1 homolog A isoform X2 codes for the protein MAADVHKKKSWEVPNGSLAPGDGQHTERSESPTPGLAQGTEPGAGQEGAMFVHTRSYEDLTSPEDGAAAARSPEERRGEPAEQSSMEQISKDFSELSTQLTGMALDLEEEMRPSKEGKLEPSPQTTRRDSVLSGKEEEDVTMDAWRLHRKHVFVLSEAGKPVYSRYGSEEALSSTMGVMMALVSFLEAEKNAIRSIHADGYKVVFVRRSPLVLVAVARTQQSEQEIAHELLYIYYQILSLLTWTQLNHIFQQKQNYDLRRLLAGSERITDNLLDLMAHDPSFLMGAVRCLPLAASVRDAVSSSLQQAKAKSLVFSILLSGNQLVSLVRKKDQFLHPIDLHLLFNLISSSSSFREGEAWTPICLPKFNSSGFFHAHISYLEQEMDLCLLLVSTDREDFFTVSDCKRRFQERLRRRGVHHALQEALRTPFYSVAQVGIPDLRHFIYKSKSSGLFTRRRRRRGSWGFTSTCTVGPTTLHGP